In a genomic window of Pelecanus crispus isolate bPelCri1 chromosome 1, bPelCri1.pri, whole genome shotgun sequence:
- the SNRPF gene encoding small nuclear ribonucleoprotein F, translating into MSLPLNPKPFLNGLTGKPVMVKLKWGMEYKGYLVSVDGYMNMQLANTEEYIDGALSGHLGEVLIRCNNVLYIRGVEEEEEDGEMRE; encoded by the exons ATG AGCCTGCCCCTCAACCCCAAGCCCTTCTTGAACGGGCTGACGGGCAAGCCGGTGATGGTGAAGCTGAAGTGGGGGATGGAGTACAAGGGCTACCTCGTCTCCGTCGACGGCTACATGAACATGCAG CTTGCAAACACAGAGGAGTATATTGACGGCGCGTTGTCTGGACACCTGGGTGAAGTTTTGATAAG GTGTAATAATGTTTTGTACATCAGAGgtgtggaagaagaggaagaagatggagAAATGAGAGAATAG